In Ralstonia pseudosolanacearum, the DNA window GTGCCATCCGGGTTCCGGACGATGAACGCATCATTGATCGCGTTGATGGCATTGGCGGTGATGTTCAGGTTCACCGCGCTCATGAACCCGCCCGGCTGCACCTGCGTGCCGCTCACCTCCAGCCAGCCGCCCTCCACCTTGTACGCCGAGGTGCCGACGTTCACCACATTCGGCGCGGCGTCGATCCTGCCGGCGTGGACGTTGAGCGTATCGTCCGCCGTGATCTGCCCGCTGTTGCGCAGCGTGCCGTCGACGTTCACATTGACGTTGGTGCCGGCAATCACGCCGCCGGCCGGCTGCGTGATCGCGTCGGCGTAGCCCGCCGGCAGGTAGAGCTGGGGCACCAGCGCGCTCACCATCGGGCACGCCGTGCTCGCCACCGTGTTGCAGCTCGGGTCCGGCACCTGCTGCGTCACGTACCACAGCATCGGCTTGTCCAGCTGCGCGATCTGCTGCTGCGTCAGCGCCTGGCCGAGCTGGATGCTGTGGGCCTTCGCGTAGTCGGCCGCGTTCCGGTACAGGATCAGCTTTTCCTGATCCGTGACGGAGAGCCGGTTCTGACTGTCATAGGTCAGGCCGCTGACGAAGCTGCTCTGCCCGGTCTGCGCCAGCGCCGCCTGCTGCAGCTTCTGGTTTTCGGTGAACGGGTCATAGTAGAACGGCGTGCCGCCCGGGCGCAGGTCGGCCGGCAGCTGCGACAGCAGGCTGTCAGGCGTGATGCCGGCCAGCACGGCCGTCGCCGGGTTCGGGTTCACGTAGGTCGTGCTGCTGACGCTGGACGCGGATGCGCTCACCGCACTGCCGGCCGCCGGCGCGTTGAAGTGCCAGCTGACCTGCGTGCTGCCCGGCGCGCTCGGCGTCGTCACGATCGCGGGTTGGAAGCTCCAGGCTGGCGTTTGCACTGGCGTCACGCTGGCCTGCGGTGCGCCGCCGGAGGCGCTGGACGTGGTCGGCGTCGCGCTGGCCGCTTGCGCGGTCGGGCCGGTGCCCGTGTTGTTGGCCGTCGGCAGCGAGCCCGACGGTGCCGGCGGCGGCGCCAGCGAGATGACCTGCTGCCCCGGCACCGACGGCGGCGTCGGCTGGGTCGGGCTGGTGATGCCGTTGACGAGCGAGGCGCTGGTCAGGTCCACCGTGCTGCCCAGCAGGTTGCCGGTGTTGACGGTCCGGCCGCCCGAGGTCACCGCCAGCACATTACCGGCCTGGATACCCGAGGCCAGGTTGCCCAGCACGGCCACGCCATTCGTCTCGTGACGCTTGTCCCCCTTGAACATGCCAGTCTCTTCGACCCAGTGGCCGTACCAGTTGGCGTTGAGCGCGATGCTGTTGTTGTCGACGTTGCCGGCCATGTTGACCGTCACGTTGCGCCCGCCGGTGATCAGCGCGCCGTTGTTGGTCAGCGTGGTGCCCGACAGGTTGACGTCGCGCGCGGCCGAGATCACGCCGGCCGGGCCGGCCGCCGTGGTCTCGTCCGATGCGCACTGGCTTTCCTTGTACGTCCCGCCCGCGTTGCAGCCGCCCGCGTAGCTCGGGTTCATGTTCCCGTAGCTCTTGTGCAGCGTGACCGGCGTCATGGTCGTGTTGACCACGGTGGGTGCGGTGATGCTGACATCGCCGGCCGTCGACTGGATCGCGCCGGCGCGGTTGGTGACGCCGCTGCCGGCCGTGAGCGTCACGTTACCCACGGCGGCCAGCGTCCCGTTCAGGTTCTGGATGCTCGCGGCGTTGATGGTCAGGGTGTCGCCGGCCGCGACGGTGTTGGGCGTCTGCTGCCAGTTGAGGGTATCGACGTGCGCGCCGCTCTCCCGGCAGGTGATCGCGCCGGGCAGGCAGCCCGCCGTGGTGCTCACCGACGACACGTACGTGCCCTGGTTGGTGAAAGTGCCCGCCGCGGTGATCTTGACCTTGCCGGCGGCGGCCAGGTCGCCCGCGTTGGTGAGATCGCCCGAGCCGGTCAGCGACAGGTTGCCGCCGCTCAGGATCTGCCCCGCCTTGCCGAGCGTGTACGTCACCGTGGAGTGGACGGGCGCCGTTACCTGGGCGCCATCCTTCGCATGGCCGACATCCAGCACCACAGCCGAAGGCGCCGGCGCCGTGCAGCTGTCGCAGCTCGACCCTGCCGAATCGGGCTCGCCGAACATCAGGTACTGGGTGCTCGACAGGATGGTCGAACTGGTGAACGACGACATCGTGTTCGCCCGGGCAATCGCGCTGATGCGATCCAGGAACGCCGCGAATTCCGTCGCATTGACCACATCCGTCTGGCTGCGCACCAGGGTGGCGGACCGGCTGTTGTCCAGGCTGGCGACGTTGAGCGTCACGTCCTTGCCGGCGCGGATCAGCCCGCCCTTGTTCGAGACCGACGCGGCCGTGACATCCAGTGCGCCGCCCGCGACGATCTGGCCGGCCGTGCCATCCGCCTGACGCACGATCGTCCGGTCCACCGTCGGCAGGGGAACGTTCTGCCCGGGGCCATTCTGGCTGATGGTCTGCGCGTTGGAACCGATGAACCAGCGGAGCTCGCCACCAGGGCCGCTGTCGGTGCTCACGACCACCCCGGCCTTGACGAGCGTGGTGGTGCCGTCAGCGTTGCGCACCAGGTCGCCGATCGTGGCGTTGGTCGGCGTGCCCGGCACGTAGGCGCTGGAACAGCTATCGCAACCGCTGGAGGCGACCCACGGCGAGTACGAGCCGATGATGGTCGAGTTCAGCAGCGCATCGTTGACCGCCTTGCCGAAGCTGCTGCCCGCATCCACCGGCGCGGTGCGGTCGTTGACGACGCTCTGCGCGGCGATGTGCACGTTGCCGTTGGCGCCGATCACGCTGCCGACGTTGTTGAGCGTGCCGCCGAGATCGAACCGGATGTCGCCGTTGGCCTGGGTCTTGCCGCCCTGGTTGTCGTAGTTGGAACCGGTGACGGCGATGTTGCCCAGCGCCTCGGCCGTGCCGGCGTTGCGGACATTGCCCGCCAGCGCGAGATTGCCGTCGGCGTGGATCGTGCCGGTGTTCGTCAGCGTGCCGGCCGACAGCGCCACGTTCGCGCCGCCCACGATCTGGCCGCTGTTGGCCAGCGTGCCGCCCGTCGACAGCGACAGGTTGCCCGCCTTCTGGATCGTGCCGCTGTTGAAGATGCCCTGGGCCGCATTGATCGCCACACTGCTGCCCTGCACGTTCCACGTGCCCGTGTTGTGGATCGACTGGATCGACAGCGTGAGCGCGTGTTATTGGCGTTCAGCGTCCCGTCGGCGGCCGCCGACGGATCGAAGGCCTGGTTCGGCGTGTTCAGCGTCAGGTTGTTGCCGGCCAGCAGTTGCCCGCCGGCATTGTTGAAGCTGCCCGCGCCACCATTGACGGTGAAGGTCAAGTTGCCGGTGGTGGGCGACTTGCCCGTCAGATCGCCGCCGAAGAACGTCCCGCCCCGGTTGCTCGTGAGCGCGCCGGCCGTGACATCGAGCGTCTGCGAGCCCACCACCAGGCCGCCTGCGTTGTCCAGGTTGCCGGTCGTGTGCAGATTGACGGCCTGACCGCCCACCGTGCCACGGTTGACCAGATCGGTCGCACTGACCGTGAGCTGGTTGGCAGCCAGCGTCCCGGCATTGGTGACCGTGCCCCCGCTGACGGTCGCCCGTTGTGTGGCGAGCGTCGAGCCTTGGTTGGTGATCGTGGCGCCGCCGAGGTTCAGGGCATTGGCATTGCTGTTGCCGGCGAGCGTCAGCCCACGGGAAGCGACCGCATCCAGCGTGCCTTGCACCGCATTGGATTGGCCCGCCGCCGAACCGACCGCGATGTCGGTGCCGCGCAGGGTCACGTTGCCGCCCACGTAGTTCAGCTGCGCGACGCTCAGCGCGTTGGCGGCGCTGGCCTGCAGGTCGCCGCCCGTCTTGAGCTGGCCGCTCAGGGTGGTGTTCCCGCCGCTGCCGATGCTCGCCTTGCCCAGGCTGGTGAGATTGCCAGAGACCGTAGCATTGCCGCCCTGTGCGGCGAGGCCGGCGTTGCGGCCGGCGTAGACACTGCCGCCCACGTTCAGGCCCTGCCCGGCGGTCGCGTTGACATCGCCCTGGTTGGCCTGGATCGAACCGGTGCTCGCCAGTTGCCCGGCCTGCGCGGTCAGGTTGACGTTGCCATTGACGCTGGCGGCAGCGCCGTTGACGGTCAGATTGCGCCCGGCCGTGGCGGTCAGGTCGCCGCCGGCAATTGCGTTGCTGCCGAGGGTGGCATCGCGCGTCGCCGAGACCGTCACGCTGCCGGGCGCGCCGACAGCGCCCCCCAAACGGACGTCACCCAGATTGCCGCTGCCGTTGGCCGTCAGCGCGACCTGCTTGCCCTTGACCTGCCCGCCCAGATCGATGCTGCCACCGGTCACGTGGGCGGTCTGGGCCGCGCTCAGGTTGCCCGGGCCGGTGATGGTCTGGCTGGCGTCGAGGGTCGCGTTGCCGCCCGCGGCAACATCCCCGGCCAGCGCAATCGATTGGCCGGCCAGGACGCTGGCATTGCCGGTACTGGTCAGCGCCCCGTTGACGGTGACGTTGCTGCCGGCCTGCAGGTTGGCATCGGCCCCGCTGCCGACCTGGCCGCCGATGGTGAGGTTCTGCCCGGCATTGAGCGTCAGCGTGCCGTTGCTGCCGATCTGGCCGGCCGTGCTCAGATTGCCGCCCGCGTTGACGCTGGCCGTGCCCGCCGCGCTGACCTGGCCGCCCAGGCTGGTGTCGGCGCCCGAGCTGACAACAAGATTGCCCGGTGTGATGACCGCGCCCTGGGTCGTCACCGCACCCGTGCGCGCGGCCAGGCTGACATTGCCCTTGGTGCTGCCGACCACGCCACCCACGCTCAGATTGCGCTGGGTCGCGAGATTCAGATCACTGTCGGACACCACACTGCCGGCAATGGTGGTGTCGCGTGCTGCGTTGAGGGTAATCGTGCCCGGTGCGCCGACGTTGCCGCCCAGGCGAATGTCACCAACGCCATCGCGGCCGGCGGCCTGCATGGCGATCCGGTTCGCGCTGACATTGCCGTTCACATCGACGCTGCCGCCTGCCTGGACGTCGATGGCTTTTGATGCGGTGAGATTGCCCGCGCCGCCGACCGTATTGCCGGCCGTGACCGTCAGATTGCCGCCGGTCTGGGTGGCGGCACTCAGCGTTGCGTTCTGCCCGGCGGTGAGCGCGATGTCCTGCGCGGCCGTCAGCGTGCCGGCCGTCGTGATGCTGCCGGCGTTTGCCTGGATCGCGACATGGCCGTTGGCGGCGGTGGTGCCGCCCAGGCGAACGTCCTGCCCCGCGCTCGCCGTCAGGTTGGCTTGCGTGGTGACGGC includes these proteins:
- a CDS encoding beta strand repeat-containing protein, whose amino-acid sequence is MQKAGNLSLSTGGTLANSGQIVGGANVALSAGTLTNTGTIHADGNLALAGNVRNAGTAEALGNIAVTGSNYDNQGGKTQANGDIRFDLGGTLNNVGSVIGANGNVHIAAQSVVNDRTAPVDAGSSFGKAVNDALLNSTIIGSYSPWVASSGCDSCSSAYVPGTPTNATIGDLVRNADGTTTLVKAGVVVSTDSGPGGELRWFIGSNAQTISQNGPGQNVPLPTVDRTIVRQADGTAGQIVAGGALDVTAASVSNKGGLIRAGKDVTLNVASLDNSRSATLVRSQTDVVNATEFAAFLDRISAIARANTMSSFTSSTILSSTQYLMFGEPDSAGSSCDSCTAPAPSAVVLDVGHAKDGAQVTAPVHSTVTYTLGKAGQILSGGNLSLTGSGDLTNAGDLAAAGKVKITAAGTFTNQGTYVSSVSTTAGCLPGAITCRESGAHVDTLNWQQTPNTVAAGDTLTINAASIQNLNGTLAAVGNVTLTAGSGVTNRAGAIQSTAGDVSITAPTVVNTTMTPVTLHKSYGNMNPSYAGGCNAGGTYKESQCASDETTAAGPAGVISAARDVNLSGTTLTNNGALITGGRNVTVNMAGNVDNNSIALNANWYGHWVEETGMFKGDKRHETNGVAVLGNLASGIQAGNVLAVTSGGRTVNTGNLLGSTVDLTSASLVNGITSPTQPTPPSVPGQQVISLAPPPAPSGSLPTANNTGTGPTAQAASATPTTSSASGGAPQASVTPVQTPAWSFQPAIVTTPSAPGSTQVSWHFNAPAAGSAVSASASSVSSTTYVNPNPATAVLAGITPDSLLSQLPADLRPGGTPFYYDPFTENQKLQQAALAQTGQSSFVSGLTYDSQNRLSVTDQEKLILYRNAADYAKAHSIQLGQALTQQQIAQLDKPMLWYVTQQVPDPSCNTVASTACPMVSALVPQLYLPAGYADAITQPAGGVIAGTNVNVNVDGTLRNSGQITADDTLNVHAGRIDAAPNVVNVGTSAYKVEGGWLEVSGTQVQPGGFMSAVNLNITANAINAINDAFIVRNPDGTTNQAASNALVVQLKANLGLNYTSGTVKDDIHQNFIKEDSAFPTFVVMAIALVAAIVTAGAAAAAIAAAQLAAAEAGMATLIATGSIAEATAAGGIMASSVFAAGGMANLAIAGALSGMAASAVSQVGLTGRLNMGQTLIAGAAGAITGGVTGYFGPSYGIGRLLASTAAGCGTAAMTGGDCKSGAVSAFATAAIAWAGDAMRQNQIESSQQFKGIADANAPEKGLIDNMSGPSGGINGYAFKLAGTRVSLDDLKTLGTVESGPDGTYLFKGTEINPLTGKVFTLEDAINHFGGATGGAQGLPGTLIGSSYTPGGRIDKLLESFAGPHDFMGSIFAYDKLGNLKDGMTNFQRSLFEAQTDIDIPLSAPFAGVTFLNQYGVDWSTFRNQFNQARDRK
- a CDS encoding beta strand repeat-containing protein — encoded protein: MARSIAAVVALISWLGPVQISWQAARQSAATIALHGTTVDSPFTSWRTTGRLLVRWGLRQAQAGAITDPTAPIRFTPTLTQTAGSNGGVPVIQITTPNQAGLSYNLLRSLTVDGIGLILNNSLAGGGTLLGGNVGGNANLATSGPASTILTQVTGTDPIRINGTVEVFGAPASVIFSAPAGIYTQGAGFTNTPRVTLSSGTPQFLNGSGANVSFDQATAVGFLVGSGRIQIDPAAGSTAGAGIEGTVGAINLIGQTVGVNAPLYAGNQISVIAGNQQVAPVATGTGRAGSDWQVSGAGANAAANSASAQNGLAIDATAFGAMTAGQIKLISTAQGLGVRAAGDLAANTSNVNIDANGDVSVGNVYGQQTAGIATTGSVSTSGAVRAQQDVTIGAGGDVTLGGAAQAGNNVTVSAGGNVAGSGDLSAVHGLSVSAGSSANLGGNLNAASIAVTAQGKDGTGDVTLGGKVASPGGIALNAARDTTIAGQLTGGSGVSVNAGRNLSVSGAIGSVGDLNLAAAAGSVSTTGAVTTQANLTASAGQDVRLGGTTAANGHVAIQANAGSITTAGTLTAAQDIALTAGQNATLSAATQTGGNLTVTAGNTVGGAGNLTASKAIDVQAGGSVDVNGNVSANRIAMQAAGRDGVGDIRLGGNVGAPGTITLNAARDTTIAGSVVSDSDLNLATQRNLSVGGVVGSTKGNVSLAARTGAVTTQGAVITPGNLVVSSGADTSLGGQVSAAGTASVNAGGNLSTAGQIGSNGTLTLNAGQNLTIGGQVGSGADANLQAGSNVTVNGALTSTGNASVLAGQSIALAGDVAAGGNATLDASQTITGPGNLSAAQTAHVTGGSIDLGGQVKGKQVALTANGSGNLGDVRLGGAVGAPGSVTVSATRDATLGSNAIAGGDLTATAGRNLTVNGAAASVNGNVNLTAQAGQLASTGSIQANQGDVNATAGQGLNVGGSVYAGRNAGLAAQGGNATVSGNLTSLGKASIGSGGNTTLSGQLKTGGDLQASAANALSVAQLNYVGGNVTLRGTDIAVGSAAGQSNAVQGTLDAVASRGLTLAGNSNANALNLGGATITNQGSTLATQRATVSGGTVTNAGTLAANQLTVSATDLVNRGTVGGQAVNLHTTGNLDNAGGLVVGSQTLDVTAGALTSNRGGTFFGGDLTGKSPTTGNLTFTVNGGAGSFNNAGGQLLAGNNLTLNTPNQAFDPSAAADGTLNANNTRSRCRSSRSTTRARGTCRAAVWRSMRPRASSTAARSRRRATCRCRRAARWPTAARSWAARTWRCRPAR